The following proteins are encoded in a genomic region of Nicotiana sylvestris chromosome 4, ASM39365v2, whole genome shotgun sequence:
- the LOC104231737 gene encoding uncharacterized protein, whose translation MSKYGETKTSNGEKFTDIHPSHPLYLHPSDSPELANGMMYSTNATSVWIDLKELLDKKNLTRIYQLLCEICTISQGTSSISKYYSKLKSVWTMPCDYAKRKEYAEHMEQWRLVKFLMGLNEIYAQARSQVLLTVPVPTLNQAYNMIMQDESQRIQSNMISQPIDARQNNRFKRNNGQYCNYCNMKGHRRENCYKLVGYPSNHKFTKRRTYDRPQSSGDNIGHSANNVSHVEEPEASGSSGISSVPMFTSEQYNQLLKLINHEPAVSEAKVNMAGPLHSMVKGIGKEKDGLYIL comes from the exons ATGTCGAAGTATGGAGAAACTAAGACGAGCAATGGAGAGAAGTTCACAGATATTCATCCAAGCCATCCTCTTTACCTGCATCCATCGGATAGTCCAG AGTTAGCAAATGGAATGATGTATTCAACTAATGctaccagtgtttggatagaccTTAAGGAATTATTAGACAAGAAGAACTTGACTAGAATCTATCAATTGCTCTGTGAAATCTGCACCATAAGTCAGGGCACATCATCAATATCGAAGTATTACTCAAAATTGAAGAGTGTTTGGACTATGCCATGTGACTATGCAAAGCGCAAAGAGTATGCAGAACATATGGAACAATGGAGACTTGTAAAGTTCCTAATGGGACTAAACGAAATATATGCCCAAGCTAGGAGTCAAGTGTTGCTAACAGTTCCTGTACCAACCCTCAATCAGGCTTACAATATGATAATGCAGGATGAAAGCCAAAGGATTCAGTCCAACATGATATCACAAC CTATAGATGCCAGACAAAACAACAGGTTCAAAAGAAACAATGGACAATACTGTAATTACTGTAATATGAAAGGACACAGGAGAGAAAACTGCTACAAGTTGGTGGGATATCCATCCAATCACAAATTCACCAAAAGGAGAACCTATGATAGACCACAAAGTTCAGGAGATAATATAGGACACTCAGCTAACAATGTCAGTCATGTTGAAGAACCAGAAGCAAGTGGATCATCAGGGATTAGCAGCGTGCCAATGTTCACCTCAGAGCAATATAATCAGCTTTTGAAGTTGATCAACCATGAACCAGCAGTTTCAGAAGCCAAGGTTAACATGGCAG GACCTTTGCACAGCATGGTGAAAGGGATTGGTAAggagaaggatggcctctacatACTTTAA